Part of the Mangifera indica cultivar Alphonso chromosome 4, CATAS_Mindica_2.1, whole genome shotgun sequence genome, GCTACAGAGTGGGTGACAGTGCATCACATGAGTTAAGacttaaaagaaaagagatcAGAAATCAGAGAGTAAAAGCCAAAAGTTGGGTAGAATAGGAGGCTTTTGATACCATTCCATGTTTGTCAGCATAAGTTTCTCAACGTCTCGTTCACGAGAATGACCATTTCCAACTTTCCTTGTTTTCTTGTGCTCTTTcgtctttttgtctttttcctcCTTGGAAAATGTGTTTGatcctctctctttcttttattattattatttttattttttttataacttctaTTAGATTTTGTTCACTGTTGGGTTACCGTGTGCTACTCAATATCATCAAATcaacataaattatttcaataggCTTTACTTTAAATAACTTGAAATCgtttttccttttattataatactaaatgtaaaatttttatatataaataataatatattattatataattaatattaatttatttttaatttttaactctttaattaaataataatatattattattatttatttataaaattataaattatatacataatactattttttccttttgtagTACAAGACTTCAAAATCGCTTTTCTTTGAAGGAGTGAAGAGTTTCtccattttttcttctaaatttcaGGGCCCTATGCTAGCTAGCTAGCTAGAGCTGCAGCAAAACATAATTCGACCAATAATATGTATGTTTAGAAAACAATTTGGTGCCATTAATCCAATCTAATTAAGGAAACAAATGATCCAAGTATAGAACTCCAAGGCAGATAACCCTTTATTACTTCATAAAGATCTTCAACCCTAATGAAAAATCAAGTTGATATATTCTACTTTATATGCCACTCTAGTAAATCAACAAGGAGTAGAAACTCATAGATTAATAAAGTTATCAAATTGCAGGCTTCTTGGTTTAAAACATTGACAAACTTAGGAAATGGTTATATTACAATTTGACAGTAGTTGGGATCGtagttgaatttataatttcaacAGAAATGTTAATGCTCCAACCATGGCCAAAATCCAGACTGATCGTCCATGCCACAGAACATGCTGCTGAGACTTTCTTCTTTACCCATCTGGAGGTCAGGCCTTGACGATGAGTTGTGGTGGTGGAAAAGTTGAGCCACTCCGGTTGGAGTTGGCCTCACTAATGAAGATGAAGTTGGGAAAAGAGGTCTACTTTTTGGATGATTAGATAGAGGGCTGTCAATAGCTGGTGTCCTTGAGATATCCAATTTTATATCTGAACTGTTCTCGCTTCTATTACTGCAAGATCCCTCGGTTTCCTTATTCAGATTGATCGATTCTGTAACTTCTCTACTTTTCAGTGCCAATATCtgtaatcaaaattaattagctgttaaccaatcaaaattaaaagcatATATATTACCAGAGATATATgctaaataaacaaataatatttcatatatttttcaatttgtatgTAATAGAGATCTTCGTGTCATGATTACGCTTTATCCAGAAATTGTAATCAATCCGTCCATCAAAAAGTTAAAGAAATgataagagagaaaagaagcTTTCTGAAAAGCCTCCATCGGTTGAAGAACCTAACAGAAATAAAGGTTCTTAAAATCATTAACCAGGTAAAAAGTCAAAAAGCATGCATGAACCATTAAAAAAACCATGATCTCCAAAATTCATTCTACATAATCAATgcaaatccaaataaaaaatttaagatttaagtCATTCTGTATCCCATAGACTAACCTCAGCATGAAGCTTCTGGTTTTGAGCTTGAAGCTTGTCATTATCTGCTTTGATGGTTTCATATTGTCTCTTAAGGAGATCATAGTCTTTCTCAAGTTGCTTGGTTTTCCATCTAGCCCTTCTGTTTTGGAACCAAATAGCGATCTGTCTTGGTTGGAGACCAAGAGCCCTAGCCAGCTGCATTTTTCTCTCAGGCTCAAGTTTGTTCCCCAATTCAAAATTCTTTTCAAGGGTTTTCACCTGCTCCATGTTAAGCCTCCTCTTCTTTTCTCCTGCCTGTGATCCGTCGTCAGACAAATCATCCTCTCCATTTGCTTCTTCACCAATATCGATTCCTGAGAACGACATTGATCGCTTTCCTATAAACGATGCAACCCCTGCTACAACAATTAATTTACTTCAAATCTGAAAAAGTTCAAAAATGCTGTACACAGTACACGTGTCGTCTGtgaatgagagagagagagagagagggagatcGAGAGAGTACCGTGAAAGTCTTGAGGTGTGCATGCTGATAGAATTGGATTGAGCGAGGTGGGAGGTTGATGGTCCTCTTCATGTGCAGTTTGTAGCATGAAATTTGTTGGGAAGAAAGCCATCCCATTGCAAGTCATGACCTAACTAACTTGTGCAACAAA contains:
- the LOC123213079 gene encoding homeobox-leucine zipper protein ATHB-13-like isoform X2 is translated as MTCNGMAFFPTNFMLQTAHEEDHQPPTSLNPILSACTPQDFHGVASFIGKRSMSFSGIDIGEEANGEDDLSDDGSQAGEKKRRLNMEQVKTLEKNFELGNKLEPERKMQLARALGLQPRQIAIWFQNRRARWKTKQLEKDYDLLKRQYETIKADNDKLQAQNQKLHAEILALKSREVTESINLNKETEGSCSNRSENSSDIKLDISRTPAIDSPLSNHPKSRPLFPTSSSLVRPTPTGVAQLFHHHNSSSRPDLQMGKEESLSSMFCGMDDQSGFWPWLEH
- the LOC123213079 gene encoding homeobox-leucine zipper protein ATHB-13-like isoform X1 encodes the protein MTCNGMAFFPTNFMLQTAHEEDHQPPTSLNPILSACTPQDFHAGVASFIGKRSMSFSGIDIGEEANGEDDLSDDGSQAGEKKRRLNMEQVKTLEKNFELGNKLEPERKMQLARALGLQPRQIAIWFQNRRARWKTKQLEKDYDLLKRQYETIKADNDKLQAQNQKLHAEILALKSREVTESINLNKETEGSCSNRSENSSDIKLDISRTPAIDSPLSNHPKSRPLFPTSSSLVRPTPTGVAQLFHHHNSSSRPDLQMGKEESLSSMFCGMDDQSGFWPWLEH